The proteins below come from a single Halostagnicola larsenii XH-48 genomic window:
- a CDS encoding complex I subunit 1/NuoH family protein: protein MSRGAPEMVLQVGEPMLPERIGDLTGLGELGVAGELVAAFLAAFIIGSLMLAMTGVAGPWAKRKITAAFTDRIAVNHLGPAGVFIIVADAVRLLSKENIIPENVDRPAYDFAPIVVASSAMLGFAVIPMGSGIQLADPEVGLAFVFAVSGIASLGLVMAGYASANKYSLLGGLRAVAQNVAYEIPLVVTGMSVVLFAGSLQMSTIVEAQSQALIDLGVVSIPQWYALVNPFAFVLFLTANFAEVGRNPFDTPEAPTEIVAGYQTEYSSVYFVLIYLGEFLHIFLGGAIIATIFLGGPAGPGPAFLGIVWFLIKIWGVFMMTQWLRSAVPRVRIDQLIEIGWKGLLVLSFANLLLTAIIVGLIA, encoded by the coding sequence ATGAGCCGGGGCGCACCCGAAATGGTACTGCAAGTGGGCGAGCCGATGCTTCCAGAGCGAATCGGCGACCTCACCGGACTCGGCGAGCTCGGCGTGGCAGGCGAGTTGGTCGCTGCGTTTCTCGCAGCCTTCATTATCGGCAGCTTGATGCTCGCGATGACCGGGGTCGCCGGACCGTGGGCGAAACGAAAGATTACCGCCGCCTTTACCGACCGAATCGCGGTCAATCACCTCGGTCCGGCCGGCGTGTTCATCATCGTCGCCGACGCGGTTCGACTGCTCTCGAAAGAGAACATCATTCCCGAAAACGTCGACCGACCGGCCTACGACTTCGCGCCGATCGTCGTCGCCTCGTCTGCGATGCTCGGGTTTGCCGTTATTCCGATGGGAAGCGGGATTCAACTCGCGGACCCCGAAGTTGGACTGGCGTTCGTCTTCGCCGTTTCCGGCATCGCGAGTCTCGGACTGGTGATGGCGGGCTACGCATCGGCGAACAAGTACTCGCTGCTTGGCGGGCTTCGGGCGGTCGCACAGAACGTCGCCTACGAGATTCCACTGGTCGTCACGGGGATGTCAGTCGTGCTCTTTGCAGGTTCGCTACAGATGAGCACGATCGTCGAAGCGCAGTCGCAGGCGCTGATCGATCTCGGCGTCGTTTCGATTCCCCAGTGGTACGCGCTCGTCAACCCCTTCGCGTTCGTGTTGTTCCTCACGGCGAACTTCGCGGAGGTGGGACGCAACCCATTCGACACCCCGGAGGCACCGACTGAGATCGTCGCCGGCTATCAGACGGAGTACTCTTCGGTTTACTTCGTCCTGATCTATCTCGGGGAGTTCTTGCACATCTTCCTCGGCGGTGCCATCATCGCGACGATCTTCCTCGGCGGTCCCGCCGGACCCGGGCCTGCGTTCCTGGGAATCGTCTGGTTCCTGATCAAGATCTGGGGCGTCTTCATGATGACCCAGTGGCTCCGCTCGGCGGTGCCGCGGGTCCGGATCGACCAGTTGATCGAGATCGGGTGGAAGGGCCTGCTGGTCCTTTCGTTTGCAAACCTCTTGCTCACCGCAATTATCGTGGGGCTGATAGCATGA
- a CDS encoding NADH-quinone oxidoreductase subunit D yields the protein MSTDIEPPRTAETTEDELEALIGDRAIARDDHLNAPGFVINPDDVQDVLSDLRDEAGFDHLSCLTAQQYEDRYESIYHLKKYADPTQEVSVVVPTTLEEPTSQSAEPVFRTADWHEREAFDLVGIDYEGHPDPRRILLPETWQGHPLSLDYDQTKPQVVTLSEYENPIQPDHLDSESDTMFLNVGPHHPATHGVLHIKTVLDGETVLDVDPDIGYLHRCEEQMCQQGTYRHQIMPYPDRWDYVSSGLLNEWAYARVAEDLADIEVPEYAQVIRTMGAELCRIASHMLALGTFALDVYGDFTAVFQYAFRDREVIQDILEDLTGQRLMFNYFRLGGVAWDLPEPREEFIAQTRDFLDELPAKVDEYNDLLTSNEIFQIRCVDTGILEPEVAKEYGCTGPVARGSGIDFDLRRDDPYGYYENLEWDVVTEDGCDNYSRVLVRMREVEESAKIIEQCLDLIEEWPEDEREVQANVPRTLKPDPDTEVYRAVEGAKGELGIYIRSDGTDKPGRFKIRSPCFHNLSALEQMVQGEYIPDLVASLGSLDIVLGEVDR from the coding sequence ATGAGCACGGACATCGAACCACCACGAACTGCCGAGACCACCGAGGACGAACTCGAGGCGCTGATCGGCGACCGTGCAATCGCACGCGACGATCACCTGAACGCGCCGGGGTTCGTCATCAACCCGGATGACGTCCAAGACGTCCTCTCCGACCTACGCGATGAGGCCGGGTTCGACCACCTCTCCTGTCTCACCGCACAGCAGTACGAGGACCGGTACGAGTCGATTTACCACCTCAAGAAGTACGCCGACCCCACTCAGGAGGTCAGCGTCGTCGTCCCGACGACGCTCGAGGAGCCGACGAGCCAGTCCGCAGAGCCTGTCTTTCGAACCGCAGACTGGCACGAACGCGAAGCGTTCGACCTCGTCGGAATCGACTACGAAGGGCATCCGGACCCGCGTCGGATCCTCCTGCCGGAGACCTGGCAGGGCCATCCGCTGAGTCTCGACTACGACCAGACGAAACCGCAGGTCGTCACCCTCTCGGAGTACGAGAACCCGATTCAGCCGGACCACCTCGATTCCGAATCGGACACGATGTTCCTCAACGTCGGACCGCACCACCCGGCGACCCACGGCGTCTTGCACATCAAGACGGTGCTGGACGGCGAAACGGTCCTCGACGTCGACCCCGACATCGGTTATCTGCACCGCTGTGAGGAGCAGATGTGCCAGCAGGGAACGTATCGCCACCAGATCATGCCCTACCCCGATCGCTGGGACTACGTCTCCTCCGGCCTGTTAAACGAGTGGGCGTACGCTCGAGTGGCCGAAGATCTCGCGGACATCGAAGTCCCCGAGTACGCACAGGTTATCCGAACCATGGGGGCCGAACTCTGCCGGATCGCCTCGCACATGCTGGCGCTCGGAACGTTCGCGCTGGACGTCTACGGCGACTTCACCGCCGTCTTCCAGTACGCCTTCCGCGACCGCGAGGTCATCCAGGACATTCTCGAGGACCTCACCGGCCAGCGGTTGATGTTCAACTACTTCCGACTCGGCGGGGTCGCCTGGGATCTCCCCGAACCCCGCGAGGAGTTCATCGCACAGACGCGTGATTTCCTCGACGAACTCCCGGCGAAGGTCGACGAGTACAACGATCTGCTCACGAGCAACGAGATCTTCCAGATTCGCTGTGTCGACACCGGGATTCTCGAGCCCGAAGTCGCCAAAGAGTACGGCTGTACCGGTCCCGTCGCACGCGGATCGGGAATCGACTTCGATCTCCGGCGCGACGATCCCTACGGCTACTACGAAAACTTAGAGTGGGACGTCGTCACCGAGGACGGCTGTGACAACTACAGCCGCGTCCTCGTCCGGATGCGAGAAGTCGAAGAATCCGCCAAAATCATCGAGCAGTGTCTCGACTTGATCGAAGAGTGGCCCGAAGACGAACGGGAAGTACAGGCCAACGTTCCTCGAACGTTGAAACCTGACCCTGATACCGAAGTGTACCGCGCCGTCGAAGGTGCGAAGGGCGAACTCGGGATCTACATCCGATCGGACGGGACGGACAAACCCGGCCGGTTCAAGATCCGGAGTCCGTGTTTCCACAACCTTTCGGCGCTCGAGCAGATGGTACAGGGAGAGTACATCCCTGATCTGGTCGCGTCCCTGGGCAGCTTAGACATCGTGCTCGGCGAGGTGGATCGATGA
- a CDS encoding NADH-quinone oxidoreductase subunit B, producing the protein MSNEPRQQIYDSTAPSTDTRDARIGEGVDNRFNSKLREAFGASPFILTKFDKFMNWVRGNSMFMLQFGIACCSIEMMSTYAIKHDIDRYGAGVPRASPRQADVMIVPGTIVSKFGPRMKRVYDQMPEPKFVVGMGSCTISGGPFQEGYNVVKGAEEIIPVDIHVPGCPPRPEALVYGVLKLQERIRNSESSPVVVKPYELEQFGDLPQDELVQKLASEIDEDDLVMRYNWADSP; encoded by the coding sequence ATGAGCAACGAACCACGGCAACAAATATACGATAGTACCGCACCCTCGACCGACACCCGGGATGCGCGGATTGGCGAGGGGGTCGACAACCGCTTTAATTCCAAGCTTCGTGAGGCCTTCGGCGCGTCACCGTTTATCCTCACGAAGTTCGATAAGTTCATGAACTGGGTCCGGGGGAACTCGATGTTCATGCTCCAGTTCGGAATCGCGTGCTGTAGCATCGAGATGATGTCCACGTACGCGATCAAACACGACATCGATCGCTACGGCGCAGGCGTCCCCCGCGCGTCGCCGCGACAGGCCGACGTGATGATCGTCCCCGGAACGATCGTCTCGAAGTTCGGCCCCCGGATGAAACGCGTCTACGATCAGATGCCCGAACCGAAGTTCGTCGTCGGGATGGGATCGTGTACGATCTCCGGCGGCCCGTTCCAGGAGGGCTACAACGTCGTGAAGGGTGCCGAGGAGATAATCCCCGTCGACATCCACGTGCCGGGCTGTCCACCGCGACCCGAGGCGCTCGTGTACGGAGTCCTAAAGCTCCAGGAGCGGATCAGAAACAGCGAGTCGTCCCCCGTCGTCGTCAAACCCTACGAACTCGAGCAGTTCGGCGACCTTCCACAGGACGAACTCGTCCAGAAACTGGCCAGTGAGATCGACGAGGACGATCTCGTCATGCGATACAACTGGGCTGATTCACCATGA
- a CDS encoding NADH-quinone oxidoreductase subunit A, with amino-acid sequence MNEWIAVGMLALVGLLIPLSMMAVSYLIRPSVPETSKRATYESGEVPTGGTRIRFNIQYYMVALLFLVFDIETVLLFPWAVVYLDAVESDAVSLLEILGPMLVFVAILLVGLAWAWRSGAVQWARSPYQVETEADRP; translated from the coding sequence ATGAATGAATGGATCGCTGTGGGGATGCTGGCGCTCGTGGGATTACTGATTCCGCTCTCGATGATGGCGGTATCGTATCTCATTCGACCCAGCGTACCCGAAACGAGCAAACGCGCCACCTACGAGAGTGGCGAGGTCCCGACCGGTGGGACACGCATTCGGTTTAACATCCAGTACTACATGGTCGCACTTCTCTTTCTCGTCTTCGACATCGAAACCGTCCTCCTGTTTCCGTGGGCGGTCGTCTACCTGGATGCCGTCGAATCGGATGCCGTGTCGCTTCTCGAGATACTCGGTCCGATGTTGGTGTTCGTCGCAATCCTCCTCGTCGGACTCGCCTGGGCGTGGCGCAGCGGTGCAGTACAGTGGGCACGAAGTCCGTACCAGGTCGAAACTGAGGCTGATCGACCATGA
- a CDS encoding AIR carboxylase family protein yields MADSVTTLIDRLYEEAKQDRPTEETPDIGIVMGSDSDLEVMMTGGRRPGAYDALVEELDFAEQTDYETTPKERFTFETYVTSAHRTPDLMTAYAETAEARGLEVIIAGAGGKSADLPNMTASIAYPLPVIGVPVQEKSVDSVIGMPTGAPLVAVDAGKSFNAALSAAQILARQHDDVRDRLVAYHESLQSEVGTVSRALHDGGVAAYRSGDQ; encoded by the coding sequence ATGGCAGATTCTGTGACAACCCTCATCGATCGATTATACGAGGAAGCAAAACAGGACAGACCGACCGAGGAAACCCCGGACATCGGTATCGTCATGGGGAGCGATTCGGACCTCGAGGTGATGATGACCGGGGGCCGCCGGCCCGGAGCGTACGACGCACTGGTCGAAGAACTCGACTTTGCCGAACAGACTGACTACGAAACGACACCCAAAGAGCGCTTTACCTTCGAGACGTACGTGACATCGGCCCATCGGACGCCTGACTTGATGACGGCCTACGCTGAGACGGCAGAAGCGCGCGGTCTCGAAGTTATCATCGCGGGCGCGGGCGGGAAGTCCGCGGACCTCCCGAACATGACGGCGTCGATCGCGTATCCGCTGCCCGTCATCGGCGTCCCGGTACAGGAGAAATCCGTCGACAGCGTCATCGGCATGCCGACGGGTGCGCCGCTGGTCGCGGTCGACGCGGGGAAGTCCTTCAACGCTGCGTTGTCAGCCGCCCAGATTCTCGCACGGCAACACGACGACGTCCGAGACCGACTCGTCGCCTACCACGAGTCGCTCCAATCCGAGGTTGGAACGGTGTCTCGGGCCCTTCACGATGGCGGTGTCGCGGCATATCGATCTGGCGATCAGTAA
- a CDS encoding 5-(carboxyamino)imidazole ribonucleotide synthase produces MRRLEPRSIRAVDRQLADCQSLSGAADNRRSMTTLQSPGPTLGVVGGGQLGRMLAEAAGPLGVEVIVLDPTPDCPAASLARDQIVADFDDEGNIHELAERADVLTFEIELADQDVLERVSEDTGTPVHPKPSTLETIHDKLVQKRELADAGIPVPPFRAVEDAADIRTAIDDYGAPVMLKARTGGYDGRGNVPIESKADAESALESVAGPAMVESFVDFAREVSVIAVKGDDETATFPVGENVHEDEILRETLVPARSEPEVRERATELATDVLEVMDGRGVYGIELFETRDGDLLLNEIAPRPHNSGHWSIEGAHSSQFEQHVRAVLGWPLGSTALRSPTVSTNLLGDVDEERAATLHNVERILETPSAHLHWYGKKQARPLRKMGHVTVSARDSVDLEASAAKRSTGDDNGSTRGGAEDRVLESHLETARALREAVTFRTD; encoded by the coding sequence TTGCGCCGACTCGAGCCCCGATCGATCAGGGCAGTCGATCGGCAGCTAGCCGATTGCCAATCCTTAAGCGGAGCCGCGGACAACCGCCGCTCGATGACCACGCTACAGTCGCCAGGACCGACGCTCGGGGTCGTCGGCGGCGGTCAGCTCGGACGAATGCTCGCCGAGGCGGCCGGCCCGCTCGGCGTCGAAGTGATCGTTCTCGATCCGACGCCGGACTGTCCCGCAGCATCGCTCGCCCGAGATCAGATCGTCGCCGACTTCGACGACGAGGGGAACATCCACGAACTCGCCGAACGCGCCGACGTCCTCACGTTTGAGATCGAACTCGCCGATCAGGACGTGTTAGAGCGCGTGAGCGAGGATACCGGAACCCCCGTTCACCCGAAGCCCTCGACGCTCGAGACGATTCACGACAAACTCGTCCAGAAGCGCGAACTCGCCGACGCCGGGATCCCGGTCCCGCCGTTTCGCGCCGTCGAGGACGCGGCCGACATTCGGACGGCGATCGACGACTACGGCGCGCCGGTGATGCTCAAGGCCCGAACCGGCGGCTACGACGGACGCGGCAACGTCCCCATCGAGTCGAAGGCCGACGCGGAGTCGGCCCTCGAGTCGGTCGCCGGACCGGCGATGGTCGAGTCCTTCGTGGACTTCGCCCGTGAGGTTTCGGTCATCGCCGTCAAGGGAGACGATGAGACGGCTACTTTCCCCGTCGGCGAAAACGTCCACGAGGACGAAATCCTCCGCGAGACACTGGTCCCCGCCCGCTCGGAGCCCGAAGTCAGAGAGCGGGCTACGGAACTCGCGACGGACGTACTCGAGGTGATGGACGGCCGCGGCGTCTACGGCATCGAACTGTTCGAGACCCGCGACGGCGACCTGTTGCTCAACGAGATCGCGCCGCGACCGCACAATTCCGGCCACTGGTCGATCGAGGGGGCCCACAGCTCGCAGTTCGAACAACACGTCCGGGCCGTGCTGGGCTGGCCGCTCGGCTCGACGGCGCTGCGTTCCCCGACGGTTTCGACGAACTTACTCGGCGACGTCGACGAGGAGCGAGCGGCGACGCTGCACAACGTCGAGCGGATCCTCGAGACGCCGTCGGCGCACCTCCACTGGTACGGGAAAAAGCAGGCTCGACCGCTGCGGAAGATGGGACACGTGACCGTCAGTGCGCGCGATTCCGTCGATCTCGAGGCGTCGGCAGCGAAACGATCGACTGGAGACGACAATGGTTCGACGCGGGGCGGGGCCGAAGACCGCGTTCTCGAGTCCCACCTCGAAACTGCTCGAGCCCTTCGAGAGGCGGTGACGTTTCGGACCGACTAA
- the ribH gene encoding 6,7-dimethyl-8-ribityllumazine synthase, producing MTTLGVVVAEFNRPITEQMEREALEAARAAGATVDRTIQVPGVYDAPLAADRLARREPIDAVVVVGAVITGDTDHDQVITDATAQRLSDVSLERDTPVTLGVTGPGMSAAEARERVENAAKAVDSALDLVEELPDPDPNTGSDSDFDHQ from the coding sequence ATGACCACGCTCGGCGTGGTGGTCGCGGAGTTCAACCGCCCGATCACCGAGCAGATGGAACGAGAGGCGCTGGAAGCCGCACGCGCAGCGGGTGCAACTGTCGACCGGACGATACAGGTTCCCGGCGTGTACGACGCGCCGCTGGCCGCCGATCGGCTCGCCCGTCGCGAGCCGATCGACGCGGTGGTCGTCGTGGGTGCGGTGATCACCGGCGATACCGACCACGATCAGGTTATCACCGACGCGACCGCCCAGCGACTCTCCGACGTCAGCCTCGAGCGTGATACGCCCGTTACACTCGGCGTAACGGGTCCCGGTATGTCCGCCGCCGAAGCACGCGAACGGGTCGAAAACGCCGCGAAAGCAGTCGACAGCGCGCTCGACCTCGTTGAGGAACTTCCCGATCCGGATCCGAACACCGGTTCAGATTCAGACTTCGATCACCAATGA
- a CDS encoding pyridoxal phosphate-dependent aminotransferase, with translation MTLEFTDRVTRVEPSATLAISALATELEAEGKDVVDLSVGEPDFPTPENVIEAGQDAMDAGHTGYTTSAGILELRESIADKLADDGLDYGPENIIVTPGAKQALYEIVQALIGDGDEVALLDPAWVSYEAMVKMAGGDLARVDLSAHDFQLEPALDDLAAAVSDDTELLIVNSPSNPTGAVYSDAALEGVRDLAVEHDITVISDEIYKEITYGVEPTSLGTLEGMADRTITVNGFSKAYSMTGWRLGYFAGPEELIDQAGKLHSHSVSSAVNFVQHAGLEALENTDETVVEMTEAFEQRRDLVVELLEDEGVDVAVPEGAFYMMLPVDQDDQAWCEGAIEDAHVATVPGSAFGTPGYARISYAASEERLREGIGRLVAEGYL, from the coding sequence ATGACCCTGGAATTCACCGACCGCGTAACCCGAGTCGAACCGTCAGCAACGCTCGCGATTTCCGCACTCGCGACCGAACTCGAGGCCGAGGGCAAAGACGTCGTCGACCTCTCGGTCGGCGAACCCGACTTCCCGACGCCCGAGAACGTCATCGAGGCCGGACAGGACGCGATGGACGCCGGCCACACCGGCTACACGACCTCCGCGGGGATCCTCGAGCTACGGGAATCGATCGCCGACAAACTGGCCGACGACGGCCTCGATTACGGCCCCGAGAACATCATCGTCACGCCCGGCGCGAAGCAGGCGCTGTACGAAATCGTCCAGGCCCTGATCGGCGACGGAGACGAGGTCGCTCTCCTCGACCCGGCATGGGTCTCATACGAGGCGATGGTCAAGATGGCCGGCGGCGACCTCGCACGCGTTGATCTCTCCGCACACGACTTCCAGCTCGAGCCAGCGCTCGACGATCTGGCTGCGGCCGTTTCGGACGACACCGAACTGCTGATCGTCAACTCGCCGTCGAACCCGACCGGTGCCGTCTACTCCGACGCGGCGCTCGAGGGCGTTCGCGATCTGGCCGTCGAACACGACATCACCGTCATCTCCGACGAAATCTACAAGGAGATCACCTACGGCGTCGAGCCGACGAGTCTGGGTACGCTCGAGGGGATGGCCGACCGGACGATCACCGTCAACGGCTTCTCGAAAGCCTACTCGATGACCGGCTGGCGGCTGGGTTACTTCGCCGGCCCCGAGGAACTGATCGATCAGGCCGGCAAGCTTCACAGCCACTCGGTCTCCTCGGCCGTAAACTTCGTCCAGCACGCCGGTCTCGAGGCGCTCGAGAACACCGACGAAACCGTCGTCGAGATGACCGAGGCGTTCGAGCAACGGCGAGACCTCGTCGTGGAACTGCTCGAGGACGAAGGCGTCGACGTGGCGGTTCCCGAGGGTGCGTTTTACATGATGCTCCCAGTCGATCAGGACGATCAGGCGTGGTGTGAGGGTGCCATCGAAGACGCCCACGTTGCGACGGTTCCCGGCAGCGCGTTCGGCACGCCCGGATACGCTCGAATTTCCTACGCTGCGAGCGAAGAGCGACTTCGCGAAGGAATCGGTCGACTGGTCGCAGAAGGTTATCTGTAG
- a CDS encoding SPFH domain-containing protein, which translates to MIAPELVQSVAVQFVPLQLEGVSGAAIAGGLVLVLAIITVWQMVEIVDAYDRGALTVFGEYRKLLDPGLNIVPPFVSRVYTFDMRTQTLDVPTQEAITRDNSPVTADAVVYIRVMDAKRAFLEVDDYKRAVSNLAQTTLRAVLGDMELDDTLSRRERINERIRTELDEPTDEWGIRVESVEVREVTPSRDVKGAMEQQTSAERKRRAMILEAQGERRSAVEKAEGDKQSEIIRAQGEKQSQILEAQGDSISTVLRARSAESMGERAVIDKGMDTLTEIGQSDSTTFVLPQELTSMVGRYGKHLTGSDVESDGTELDSLEFDEETRELIGLDDIAEIIGEIDEQAEMDVEAMEQQAQAIKEGKGSVSGPNAEPETAGADGDTDD; encoded by the coding sequence ATGATCGCTCCCGAACTCGTTCAGTCCGTAGCCGTTCAGTTCGTCCCGCTCCAACTCGAGGGTGTTTCGGGGGCCGCCATCGCCGGCGGACTCGTCCTCGTGCTTGCGATTATCACCGTCTGGCAGATGGTCGAAATCGTCGACGCCTACGACAGGGGTGCGCTGACGGTCTTTGGCGAGTACCGCAAACTCCTCGACCCGGGCCTAAATATCGTCCCGCCGTTCGTCTCGCGGGTGTACACGTTCGATATGCGAACCCAGACGCTCGACGTGCCGACCCAGGAGGCGATCACCCGCGACAACTCGCCGGTGACCGCCGACGCCGTCGTCTACATTCGTGTGATGGACGCCAAACGGGCGTTTCTCGAGGTCGACGACTACAAACGGGCCGTTTCGAACCTGGCCCAGACCACCCTTCGGGCCGTTCTCGGCGACATGGAACTCGACGACACGCTCAGCAGGCGAGAGCGCATCAACGAGCGGATTCGGACCGAACTCGACGAACCGACCGACGAGTGGGGGATCCGCGTCGAGAGCGTCGAGGTTCGAGAGGTGACGCCGTCTCGAGATGTCAAGGGTGCGATGGAACAACAGACGTCCGCCGAGCGAAAACGCCGCGCCATGATCCTCGAGGCCCAAGGTGAACGCCGCAGCGCCGTCGAGAAAGCAGAAGGTGACAAGCAATCCGAAATCATCCGCGCACAGGGTGAAAAACAGAGCCAGATCCTCGAGGCACAGGGTGACTCGATCTCGACCGTCCTGCGCGCTCGCTCGGCCGAATCGATGGGCGAACGCGCCGTCATCGACAAAGGGATGGACACCCTGACCGAAATCGGCCAGAGCGACTCCACGACGTTCGTGCTGCCCCAGGAACTCACCTCGATGGTGGGCCGCTACGGCAAGCACCTCACCGGCAGCGACGTCGAATCCGACGGCACCGAACTCGACAGCCTCGAGTTCGACGAGGAAACCCGCGAACTGATCGGACTCGACGACATCGCCGAGATCATCGGCGAAATCGACGAGCAAGCCGAGATGGACGTCGAAGCGATGGAACAGCAGGCACAGGCCATCAAGGAAGGGAAGGGGTCGGTTAGCGGACCGAACGCCGAACCCGAAACGGCCGGTGCCGACGGCGATACCGACGATTAA
- a CDS encoding universal stress protein: protein MISRVLVPVDESEMATYALEYALEAYPEADITALHVVGVPSSMWGEASGIALSDDLEEAAKEHARTVLEGARETAGAYDAELATDIELGHPVRAILERADGFDTIVIGAHSGTLSERLFVGNVAEKIVRRSPVPVTVVR from the coding sequence ATGATCTCACGCGTTCTCGTTCCGGTTGATGAATCCGAAATGGCGACCTACGCGCTCGAATACGCCCTCGAGGCCTATCCCGAGGCCGACATCACCGCGTTACACGTCGTCGGCGTTCCGTCGTCGATGTGGGGCGAAGCGTCCGGAATCGCTCTCTCGGATGACCTCGAGGAGGCAGCGAAAGAACACGCACGCACAGTCCTCGAGGGGGCGCGTGAAACCGCTGGGGCCTACGACGCGGAACTCGCGACCGACATCGAACTCGGCCATCCGGTTCGGGCGATCCTCGAGCGGGCCGACGGGTTCGATACGATCGTTATCGGCGCACACAGCGGGACCCTCTCGGAGCGATTGTTCGTCGGGAATGTCGCGGAAAAGATCGTTCGGCGCTCTCCCGTTCCGGTGACGGTGGTACGGTAA